The proteins below come from a single Chryseobacterium nepalense genomic window:
- a CDS encoding OmpH family outer membrane protein, with protein sequence MKKLIIAFSLASGLFLTSNFVQAQQKIGHVNSDDIFDNLSETKTAEASLDTFTKTKQTEIEKLISTYESKLKAGQEKEKTMTEANKAVLIKELSATQTELEALGKNIEDARVKAAQDISKKQTELFTPIQKKVATMIATVAKEKGLAYVFDIAASQGNSNIAYMDGGEDITPVVKSKLGAAPAKPAGK encoded by the coding sequence ATGAAAAAGTTAATAATAGCATTTTCCTTAGCTTCAGGACTTTTCCTGACCTCCAATTTTGTGCAGGCTCAACAGAAAATCGGGCATGTAAATTCCGATGATATCTTTGATAATTTGTCTGAAACAAAAACAGCAGAAGCTTCACTCGATACTTTTACAAAAACAAAGCAAACTGAAATAGAAAAGCTGATCAGTACCTATGAAAGTAAACTCAAAGCAGGCCAGGAAAAAGAAAAAACAATGACAGAAGCGAATAAAGCCGTATTAATTAAAGAACTTTCTGCCACACAAACCGAGCTTGAAGCTTTAGGAAAAAATATAGAAGATGCAAGAGTGAAAGCAGCACAGGATATTTCAAAAAAACAGACTGAACTGTTCACACCTATTCAAAAGAAAGTTGCCACCATGATTGCTACCGTAGCAAAAGAAAAAGGTCTTGCTTATGTATTTGATATTGCAGCTTCACAGGGCAACAGCAATATTGCGTATATGGATGGCGGTGAAGATATCACACCTGTTGTGAAGTCTAAATTAGGTGCAGCCCCTGCAAAGCCTGCGGGCAAATAA
- a CDS encoding chloride channel protein: protein MNIHQKKKFLSFLKFKRDFQKYGLEKARSYELILHWLNNRLSRNQFLVLSGILVGCTAGLAGVLLKSLVHAIHHFITTKVHFEYQILFYIIFPFLGIVLTTSIVLTIFKGQDRKGIGAILYEIAQNSSIVSSVKMYSQIVQSAVTVGLGGSAGLESPIAVTGAAIGSNFAQTYRLSYKERTLLLAAGATAGIASAFNAPIAGIMFAFEILLTGVVFTDFIPLVVAAVCGSLLSRILLQEDVLFRFYTREAFNYKNVPYYLILGIITGLYARYFVIISQKVEHFIKKLNMSRLRKAMFGGAVLSLLCVLFPPLFGEGYETVKAFTNGDMHRIIENSLFRYFDIGNFTIIVFLILVLLLKAFATSFTIFSGGNGGNFAPSLFAGGTVGYLFALICQQIGLPDVPVTNLVLVGMAGAMAGVMYAPLTAIFLIAESSFGYDLFIPLMIASIISYLIAKWFSPISPELKSLADQGKIFTNKHDKNILFSLKTEDFIDRYSETVKENAPITELFERVKNSSKNIFAVINDDQTLRGILTLDDIRPYLFANDSISVSLSQIMKAPPAVIHPENQPLEILQTFDDAGVWNLPVVDSQNKFIGFISKSTILMSYRQLLKEYSE from the coding sequence GTGAATATTCATCAGAAGAAAAAGTTTCTGAGCTTTTTAAAGTTCAAAAGAGACTTTCAAAAATACGGGCTTGAAAAAGCGCGCAGCTACGAACTCATTCTTCATTGGCTCAATAACAGATTAAGCAGGAACCAGTTTCTGGTGCTATCCGGAATTTTGGTTGGCTGTACCGCAGGTCTTGCCGGTGTTTTGCTGAAATCGCTGGTTCATGCGATCCACCATTTTATCACTACAAAAGTTCATTTTGAGTACCAGATTCTTTTTTATATTATATTTCCTTTTCTGGGAATTGTTTTAACGACAAGTATTGTTTTGACAATCTTTAAAGGTCAGGACAGAAAAGGAATTGGTGCAATTCTCTATGAAATTGCACAGAATTCAAGTATTGTTTCTTCCGTGAAAATGTATTCGCAGATCGTGCAAAGTGCTGTGACAGTCGGTTTGGGAGGTTCTGCCGGACTGGAGAGCCCTATTGCGGTTACCGGTGCAGCCATCGGATCAAACTTTGCACAGACCTACCGGCTCAGTTATAAAGAACGGACCCTTCTATTGGCAGCAGGTGCCACTGCCGGAATTGCTTCTGCTTTTAATGCTCCGATTGCAGGAATTATGTTTGCATTTGAGATTCTGCTGACAGGAGTTGTCTTTACGGATTTCATTCCGCTTGTAGTGGCTGCGGTTTGCGGCAGTTTGTTATCAAGAATTTTATTGCAGGAAGATGTTCTGTTCAGGTTTTATACACGCGAAGCATTTAATTATAAAAATGTTCCTTACTACCTGATTTTAGGAATTATAACCGGTTTATACGCAAGATATTTTGTGATCATCTCCCAAAAGGTCGAGCATTTTATTAAGAAGTTAAACATGTCGAGACTTCGTAAGGCGATGTTTGGCGGGGCGGTTCTTTCGCTGCTATGTGTGCTTTTTCCTCCTTTATTCGGAGAAGGTTATGAAACAGTAAAAGCTTTTACCAACGGAGATATGCACAGGATTATAGAAAACAGCCTTTTCAGATATTTTGATATTGGTAATTTTACCATTATTGTATTTTTAATTCTCGTATTATTGTTAAAAGCATTTGCAACTTCATTTACGATTTTCAGCGGCGGAAACGGAGGGAATTTCGCTCCATCGCTTTTTGCCGGTGGCACTGTAGGCTATTTATTTGCATTAATCTGCCAGCAGATCGGACTTCCGGACGTGCCGGTGACAAATCTGGTTTTGGTGGGAATGGCCGGAGCAATGGCCGGCGTGATGTATGCTCCCCTTACAGCCATTTTTTTGATTGCGGAATCCAGCTTCGGATATGATCTTTTTATCCCGCTGATGATTGCTTCCATCATTTCATATCTGATAGCAAAATGGTTTTCGCCAATTTCACCGGAACTGAAATCCCTGGCGGATCAGGGGAAAATTTTTACCAACAAACATGATAAAAATATTTTATTTTCATTAAAAACAGAGGATTTTATTGACCGCTATTCTGAGACGGTGAAAGAAAATGCACCGATTACGGAATTGTTTGAAAGGGTAAAAAACAGCAGTAAGAATATTTTCGCTGTCATCAATGATGATCAGACACTTCGCGGAATCCTTACACTGGATGATATTCGTCCTTATCTTTTTGCGAATGATAGCATTTCAGTATCACTCAGTCAGATCATGAAAGCTCCTCCTGCTGTCATTCATCCTGAAAATCAGCCACTGGAGATTCTTCAGACTTTTGATGATGCCGGTGTCTGGAATTTGCCGGTTGTTGACTCTCAGAATAAGTTTATCGGCTTTATTTCAAAATCCACAATTTTAATGAGCTACAGACAGCTGTTAAAAGAATATTCGGAATAA
- a CDS encoding aldo/keto reductase, whose amino-acid sequence MEKRTIKNTDLQIAPINFGGNVFGWTLDEKQSFDILDKFTGEGFNFIDTADTYSWWVNGKGGQSEEIIGKWMKSRGKRNDLVIATKVGSETKEHGFDISKKHILKSVDESLQRLQTDHIDLYYTHFDDKITPVEETLQAYDEIIKAGKVRYIAASNISPERLRASFEASKKNNLPKYVALQPHYNLMEREGFEKNYAPLAEEFGLSVFPYWSLASGFLTGKYRSEDDLSKSQRGEGARKYLNNKGMEVLKALDEISAKHNTKPATVALSWLLAQPLITAPIVSATSESQLETLFAAPKLQLENDDLELLNKASQ is encoded by the coding sequence ATGGAAAAACGGACAATTAAAAATACAGATTTACAGATCGCTCCCATAAATTTCGGGGGAAATGTTTTTGGATGGACTCTGGATGAAAAACAGTCTTTTGATATTCTGGACAAATTTACAGGTGAAGGTTTTAACTTCATAGACACAGCGGATACTTATTCCTGGTGGGTAAATGGGAAAGGAGGACAATCTGAGGAAATCATCGGAAAGTGGATGAAAAGCCGAGGAAAAAGAAATGATCTAGTGATTGCCACAAAAGTAGGGTCAGAAACAAAAGAACACGGATTTGATATTAGCAAAAAGCATATTTTGAAATCCGTTGATGAATCCTTACAACGATTGCAAACCGATCATATTGATTTATATTATACCCATTTTGATGATAAAATCACGCCCGTAGAAGAAACACTTCAGGCTTATGATGAAATTATAAAAGCTGGAAAAGTACGGTATATCGCTGCTTCCAACATTTCACCTGAGAGACTAAGAGCCTCCTTTGAAGCTTCGAAGAAGAATAACCTTCCGAAATATGTTGCCCTACAGCCGCATTACAATTTAATGGAAAGAGAAGGTTTTGAAAAAAATTATGCTCCTTTAGCTGAAGAATTCGGATTGAGTGTATTTCCTTACTGGTCGCTGGCTTCAGGATTTTTAACGGGAAAATACCGGAGTGAAGATGATCTGTCTAAAAGCCAGAGAGGAGAAGGAGCCAGAAAATATCTGAATAATAAAGGTATGGAAGTCTTGAAAGCATTGGATGAAATCAGTGCAAAACACAATACAAAACCAGCAACGGTAGCACTATCCTGGCTGCTTGCCCAACCTCTGATTACCGCTCCGATTGTAAGTGCAACCAGCGAATCTCAATTGGAAACATTATTTGCTGCCCCAAAACTTCAACTGGAAAATGATGATCTTGAGCTATTAAATAAAGCAAGTCAGTAG
- a CDS encoding NAD(P)/FAD-dependent oxidoreductase: MKKHIVIVGGGFAGVNLIKSLVNDSRFRITLVDKNNYHFFPPLIYQVATSFIEASNISYPFRKLISNYKNVNFHMGSLVKVDPEHNILETDSGTLKYDYLVLALGTESNFFGMENVKRCALPMKTIDEALYLRNHMLLTLEEAARNKNVKEAQKLQNIVIAGGGPTGVELAGMIAEMGTYIAEKEYPEIKLGLSNIFLIDALPTLLSPMSKMAQEAAYERLKKLGVKIILNTAVKDYKDCKVILGDGQVIETETLIWTSGVVGREVPGIPEESIGKGRRLLVDAYNKVNGTANIFALGDIALQLTEEKYPKGHPQLAQVAIQHAKNLGKNFKRIEDEKVLIPFAYNDKGSMAIISKFDAVVDLPKFSFKGFIAWLTWLFIHIIPLVSFSSKVRLAFNWMRLFITNNPSIRLILRPKRDTTGRS; the protein is encoded by the coding sequence ATGAAAAAACATATCGTTATCGTCGGAGGAGGATTCGCAGGAGTCAACCTTATTAAATCGTTGGTGAATGACAGCCGTTTCAGAATTACATTGGTTGATAAAAACAATTATCATTTCTTTCCGCCATTGATCTATCAGGTGGCAACTTCATTCATCGAAGCTTCCAATATAAGTTATCCTTTCAGAAAATTAATTTCAAATTATAAAAATGTGAATTTCCATATGGGAAGTCTCGTAAAAGTGGATCCTGAACATAATATTCTTGAAACCGACAGCGGTACTTTAAAATATGATTATCTTGTTTTGGCTTTGGGAACAGAATCCAATTTCTTCGGAATGGAAAATGTAAAACGATGTGCCTTACCTATGAAAACCATTGATGAAGCATTATATCTGAGAAATCACATGCTCCTTACTCTCGAAGAAGCCGCAAGAAATAAAAATGTAAAGGAGGCACAGAAACTTCAGAACATAGTGATTGCAGGTGGCGGCCCAACCGGTGTGGAGCTTGCCGGAATGATCGCGGAAATGGGAACATATATTGCAGAAAAAGAATATCCGGAAATAAAGCTGGGACTTTCCAATATTTTTCTGATTGATGCTTTACCTACTCTTCTTTCACCGATGAGCAAAATGGCTCAGGAAGCCGCATATGAAAGACTTAAAAAGCTGGGTGTAAAAATTATCCTTAATACAGCGGTTAAAGATTATAAAGATTGCAAAGTAATTCTCGGGGACGGACAGGTTATTGAGACCGAAACACTGATCTGGACTTCCGGGGTGGTTGGAAGAGAGGTTCCCGGTATTCCTGAAGAAAGTATCGGAAAAGGAAGAAGACTGCTGGTAGATGCTTATAATAAAGTGAACGGCACAGCCAATATTTTTGCTTTAGGCGACATAGCGTTGCAGCTTACGGAGGAAAAATATCCGAAAGGGCATCCTCAGCTGGCGCAGGTCGCTATTCAGCATGCTAAAAATTTAGGAAAGAATTTTAAAAGAATTGAAGATGAAAAAGTTTTAATACCTTTTGCCTATAATGATAAAGGAAGCATGGCTATTATTTCAAAATTTGATGCGGTAGTTGATTTGCCTAAATTTTCATTTAAAGGTTTTATAGCGTGGCTTACGTGGTTATTTATCCACATTATTCCATTGGTAAGCTTCAGCAGCAAAGTACGTCTGGCATTCAACTGGATGCGGCTTTTCATTACCAATAATCCTTCAATCCGTTTAATTTTAAGGCCGAAAAGAGACACCACAGGAAGGTCATAA
- a CDS encoding PA2169 family four-helix-bundle protein: MNNKEEASVLNDLLHITNDRIEGFAKVEGKVWENYPDVKPEYAKLHSLSKVMKNELIDLIHEDGEEADDSSSVAGALHRTWIDIKNSFTLGNKEESTIENVIFGEKAAIEAYQNAIDSGKLTQNSLDIVSEHLKHIKDSYHQFSKMSEYKNK; encoded by the coding sequence ATGAACAATAAAGAAGAAGCATCAGTATTAAATGATCTGTTGCACATTACCAATGACAGAATTGAGGGTTTTGCAAAAGTGGAAGGGAAAGTATGGGAAAATTATCCCGATGTAAAACCGGAATATGCCAAGTTACATTCACTTTCCAAAGTAATGAAAAACGAACTGATTGATCTTATTCATGAAGATGGGGAAGAGGCAGACGATTCATCTTCAGTGGCAGGAGCCCTGCACCGTACGTGGATTGATATTAAAAATTCTTTTACTTTAGGAAATAAAGAAGAATCTACCATTGAAAATGTGATATTCGGGGAAAAAGCAGCGATTGAAGCGTACCAGAATGCCATCGACAGCGGGAAATTGACCCAGAACAGCCTGGATATTGTTTCGGAACATTTAAAACATATCAAAGATTCTTACCACCAGTTCAGCAAAATGAGTGAATATAAAAATAAATAA
- a CDS encoding Cof-type HAD-IIB family hydrolase, with protein MSSLEKPNIKAVFLDIDGTLISFKTNTIPESTHKAIQSLREKGIKVIVATGRSINSLDHIRHITFDGFITFNGSYCITTEGKVMYKTFIDSSDIKNLVQYAEDFPLSYSLMYEDKVEINDATPEVIGMYGHVNLPVPPVHDKENIDTDHVLQANIFLEKEDENTFMEKVMPNSSASRWSPLFADVNHGGTTKSTGIKHFCDYFGIAISETMSFGDGGNDIAMLKFTQIGVAMGNANDDVKEIADYITEDVDNHGIEYALIHFGVL; from the coding sequence ATGAGTTCATTAGAAAAACCAAATATAAAAGCCGTATTTCTTGATATTGATGGTACATTGATCAGTTTTAAAACCAATACAATCCCGGAATCTACCCATAAAGCCATACAAAGCCTTCGCGAAAAAGGAATAAAAGTAATTGTTGCTACCGGGCGTTCCATTAACTCATTAGATCACATCAGGCATATTACTTTTGATGGATTTATTACCTTCAACGGAAGCTACTGCATCACTACGGAAGGAAAAGTAATGTATAAAACATTTATAGATTCTTCTGATATAAAGAATCTTGTTCAGTATGCAGAAGATTTTCCTTTAAGTTATTCATTGATGTATGAAGATAAAGTGGAAATCAATGATGCCACACCGGAAGTTATAGGAATGTATGGCCATGTTAATCTTCCCGTCCCGCCTGTACATGATAAAGAAAATATTGATACTGATCATGTGCTTCAGGCCAACATTTTCCTTGAAAAAGAGGATGAAAATACGTTTATGGAAAAGGTAATGCCTAATTCTTCAGCATCGAGATGGAGTCCTTTGTTTGCGGATGTAAATCATGGCGGAACCACAAAAAGTACCGGAATCAAACATTTTTGCGATTATTTTGGTATCGCTATCAGCGAAACCATGTCTTTTGGGGATGGCGGAAATGATATCGCGATGCTGAAATTCACGCAAATTGGCGTTGCCATGGGAAATGCCAATGATGATGTCAAGGAAATAGCAGATTATATAACTGAAGATGTTGACAATCATGGAATTGAATATGCCCTGATTCATTTTGGAGTCCTCTGA
- a CDS encoding phosphatidylserine decarboxylase family protein, translated as MNHVKYRVGKWLPSDRNFLNKWIEKKIAQVNAYPLPLNPAIEDLRNAIYNDAVLYMGFTSMYDQIPQGYNDQVKNFETMLQIMNQILQEGPCYSKIEDQIGLVGFPINAILDWAMGTEGGYLAFTNTLVNQKLQVILNEWKNFLESPESTYVLVDGPIYQPQPDYTAPVGWFSQEALEAIASMDPLRGQGNDPYDALQNFIYNYQCQPDQPYFGYKSWDDFFTREFNPGVREVSEEDKNSDVIVNACESAPYNCVTSAMMKDKFWMKGQPYSLLDIMDNHELAQEFGDNSTVYQAFLCAKTYHRWNSPVDGTIVAIQNVPGTYYSEAPAEGYDPAGPNDSQGYIAELAARALIFIKSDNEKIGLMCFVAIGMAEVSSCEITVAPGDYVKKGDPLGTFHFGGSTHCLIFRPGVNINFDFHGQTPSLNTYNIPVKARIGVVE; from the coding sequence ATGAATCACGTAAAGTACAGGGTGGGGAAATGGCTTCCATCCGACAGGAATTTCCTGAACAAGTGGATTGAAAAGAAAATTGCACAGGTTAATGCATATCCGCTTCCGCTAAATCCCGCTATTGAAGATCTTAGAAATGCCATTTATAATGACGCAGTGCTTTATATGGGCTTTACAAGTATGTATGACCAGATTCCTCAGGGTTATAATGATCAGGTTAAAAACTTTGAAACCATGCTTCAGATCATGAATCAGATTCTTCAGGAAGGGCCTTGCTATAGTAAGATTGAAGACCAAATCGGGTTGGTAGGATTTCCCATCAATGCTATCCTGGATTGGGCAATGGGTACGGAAGGCGGTTATCTCGCATTTACCAACACATTGGTCAATCAAAAACTGCAGGTGATTCTGAATGAATGGAAAAATTTCCTCGAGTCTCCGGAGTCTACCTATGTTCTGGTAGACGGCCCTATATACCAGCCACAGCCGGATTATACTGCTCCTGTAGGATGGTTTTCGCAGGAAGCACTGGAAGCTATCGCCAGCATGGACCCGTTGAGAGGGCAGGGCAATGATCCTTATGATGCGCTTCAAAATTTTATTTACAATTATCAGTGCCAGCCGGATCAGCCATATTTCGGGTATAAAAGCTGGGACGATTTTTTCACAAGAGAATTTAACCCGGGTGTTCGGGAAGTGAGTGAAGAAGATAAAAATTCGGATGTAATTGTAAATGCCTGTGAATCGGCTCCGTATAATTGCGTTACCAGTGCTATGATGAAAGATAAATTCTGGATGAAAGGCCAGCCGTATTCGCTTCTGGATATTATGGATAATCATGAGCTCGCCCAGGAATTCGGTGACAACAGTACTGTTTACCAGGCGTTTTTATGTGCTAAAACATATCATCGCTGGAACAGCCCGGTTGATGGGACAATTGTAGCTATCCAAAATGTACCGGGAACATATTATTCCGAAGCTCCGGCTGAAGGGTATGATCCTGCAGGACCGAATGATTCTCAGGGATATATTGCTGAACTGGCTGCCCGTGCATTAATTTTCATTAAATCAGATAATGAAAAAATCGGACTTATGTGTTTTGTAGCCATCGGAATGGCGGAAGTTTCCAGCTGTGAAATTACTGTTGCACCCGGAGATTACGTAAAAAAAGGCGATCCGCTCGGAACATTTCATTTTGGAGGATCCACACATTGTCTGATTTTCCGTCCGGGAGTTAATATCAATTTCGATTTTCACGGACAGACACCGAGCCTGAACACCTACAATATTCCTGTAAAAGCAAGAATTGGTGTTGTAGAATAA
- a CDS encoding anti-sigma factor gives MNTKEYISSGIIESYILGLASPEEAGILECVMKNNAEVKAAFQEAQKTLEDLGTAQAVTPPNDLRTKIWNKIQQEQSTEEPLPVVSADIPAAKPQEEIRIQGNNNWKVYAVAASVLFLVSVAGNIFWMNDQAATKQEIARMTTEKKSQQLAMQKMNQKMEMISNPDMKMVMLKGVEKHTDSKAMVFWDTKTKAVYLNADKLPKAPEGMQYQLWAIEDGKPVNAGMYTEEKDSKTALANIPKAQAFAITLEKQGGSAVPTMENMYVMGEI, from the coding sequence TTGAACACTAAAGAATACATATCATCCGGAATTATAGAATCTTATATTCTAGGTCTTGCTTCTCCTGAGGAAGCAGGTATTTTGGAGTGTGTGATGAAAAATAATGCTGAAGTGAAAGCGGCTTTCCAAGAAGCGCAGAAGACATTGGAAGATCTTGGCACAGCACAGGCTGTAACACCTCCCAATGATCTCCGTACCAAGATCTGGAACAAAATTCAGCAGGAACAGAGTACCGAAGAGCCATTACCTGTAGTCTCTGCAGATATTCCTGCAGCCAAACCTCAGGAAGAAATAAGGATCCAGGGAAATAATAACTGGAAAGTGTACGCTGTTGCGGCTTCCGTTTTATTCCTGGTAAGTGTTGCGGGTAATATTTTCTGGATGAACGATCAGGCGGCAACCAAACAGGAAATCGCCAGAATGACCACTGAAAAGAAAAGTCAGCAACTGGCTATGCAGAAAATGAATCAGAAAATGGAAATGATTTCCAATCCTGACATGAAGATGGTCATGCTGAAAGGAGTGGAGAAACATACGGATTCCAAAGCAATGGTTTTCTGGGATACGAAAACAAAAGCTGTTTATCTTAACGCCGACAAACTCCCGAAAGCTCCGGAAGGAATGCAGTATCAGCTCTGGGCGATTGAAGACGGAAAACCCGTAAATGCAGGAATGTACACCGAAGAAAAAGACAGCAAAACTGCACTCGCCAACATCCCGAAAGCACAGGCTTTTGCCATTACGCTCGAGAAGCAGGGTGGAAGTGCGGTGCCAACTATGGAAAACATGTATGTAATGGGCGAAATTTAA
- a CDS encoding lmo0937 family membrane protein — MRSILWLVAVICIVVWLLGMLGVVPGMDTGYLVHILLVIAIIVILYNLISGRRPLD, encoded by the coding sequence ATGAGAAGTATATTATGGTTAGTCGCAGTTATCTGTATAGTTGTGTGGCTTTTAGGAATGTTGGGTGTCGTACCTGGAATGGATACGGGTTATTTAGTTCACATATTGCTCGTTATTGCAATTATTGTAATTCTTTATAATCTTATATCAGGAAGAAGACCCCTCGATTAG
- the map gene encoding type I methionyl aminopeptidase, protein MSITNESELIGMQKVSEAIAFTLKEMCGFAKPGMTTKEVDDFGAAVLKSFGARSAPALTYGFPGCACISVDNEFCHGIPSEQRVLKEGDLINIDVSAELNGFWADNGNSFVIGKDLNKHATLVNASKEILHKAINNIKGGVKISDIGLLMETEAKRRGFKVIKNLGGHGVGKSLHEEPDELMNYRNRFDNRRFRKNTVVAIETFISTSSNIAVELKDGWTMVGNKGGYMAQHEHTIIITDGQPIILTEMNEIFN, encoded by the coding sequence ATGTCTATAACCAATGAGTCTGAATTAATCGGAATGCAAAAAGTAAGTGAAGCCATTGCTTTTACTTTAAAAGAGATGTGCGGGTTTGCAAAACCGGGTATGACCACGAAAGAGGTTGATGATTTCGGGGCTGCAGTTCTTAAAAGTTTTGGAGCCAGATCTGCTCCTGCCCTCACCTACGGATTTCCCGGCTGCGCCTGTATAAGTGTAGACAATGAATTTTGTCACGGTATTCCTTCTGAGCAGCGAGTGTTGAAAGAAGGAGACCTTATTAATATAGACGTTTCTGCAGAGCTCAACGGATTTTGGGCAGACAATGGAAATTCATTTGTTATCGGAAAAGATCTTAATAAGCATGCAACGCTGGTAAATGCTTCTAAAGAAATTCTGCATAAGGCGATAAACAATATTAAAGGTGGCGTTAAAATTTCTGATATCGGGCTGCTGATGGAAACTGAAGCCAAAAGACGAGGTTTTAAAGTAATTAAAAATCTGGGCGGCCACGGTGTTGGGAAAAGCCTCCACGAAGAACCGGATGAACTGATGAATTATAGAAACCGTTTTGATAACAGAAGGTTCAGAAAAAATACTGTTGTAGCAATTGAAACATTTATTTCAACATCTTCGAATATTGCTGTTGAACTCAAAGACGGCTGGACAATGGTTGGCAACAAAGGCGGTTACATGGCACAGCATGAGCACACTATTATCATTACGGACGGACAGCCGATCATCCTGACGGAAATGAATGAAATCTTTAATTAA
- a CDS encoding aldo/keto reductase, protein MKSDILTEKHRLGLGGVAIGTAFEPLTDGQSYEVLQKAWDLGIRYYDTSPWYGLTKSERRFGNYLHGQNREEFVLSTKVGRLFVEVPEDEVPPTMWQDPLNYDFEHNYTADAIKRSIEESLERLRLDYIDIVYVHDLSEDQVGDRYPYFLKQAREGAFKVLSELRSQGVIKAWGMGVNKIEPILDCLDSADPDICLSATQYSILEHEDAVDRLLPAVKKAGVRLVSGAGYNSGFMTGRPRYNYKDVIPKGMTEKRDRISTIAKRYNIDIVDAALHFVLAADEFASIIPGASKPEQVEDNVSALQKNIPSDFWQELRSEGLIYEKAQVPG, encoded by the coding sequence ATGAAATCAGACATTTTAACGGAAAAACACAGGTTAGGCTTAGGTGGTGTGGCAATAGGAACTGCCTTTGAACCCCTTACGGACGGGCAGTCTTATGAAGTACTGCAAAAAGCATGGGATCTTGGAATACGCTATTACGATACATCACCCTGGTACGGGCTTACAAAAAGTGAAAGGCGATTCGGGAATTATCTCCACGGTCAGAACAGGGAAGAATTTGTTCTATCTACCAAAGTAGGAAGATTATTCGTAGAAGTTCCTGAAGATGAAGTTCCTCCAACAATGTGGCAGGATCCTCTGAATTATGATTTTGAGCATAATTATACTGCAGATGCCATCAAAAGGTCTATCGAAGAAAGCCTGGAGCGATTGCGCCTTGATTATATTGATATTGTCTACGTTCATGACCTTTCCGAAGATCAGGTAGGTGACCGATATCCCTATTTTTTGAAACAGGCAAGGGAAGGAGCGTTTAAAGTATTATCCGAACTGAGGTCTCAGGGTGTGATTAAAGCCTGGGGAATGGGTGTTAACAAAATAGAACCTATTCTGGACTGCCTTGATTCTGCGGATCCGGATATTTGCCTTTCTGCAACACAGTATTCTATTCTTGAACATGAAGATGCGGTAGATAGGCTATTGCCGGCAGTTAAAAAGGCAGGTGTAAGGCTTGTTTCCGGAGCGGGCTACAACTCAGGGTTTATGACCGGAAGACCGAGATATAATTACAAGGATGTTATTCCCAAAGGAATGACCGAAAAACGGGACCGGATTTCAACAATCGCCAAAAGGTACAATATCGATATTGTAGATGCAGCCCTTCATTTTGTTTTGGCCGCTGACGAATTTGCCTCAATTATTCCGGGAGCAAGCAAACCCGAGCAGGTAGAAGATAATGTGAGTGCACTTCAAAAAAATATCCCATCAGATTTTTGGCAGGAACTGCGGTCGGAGGGATTGATTTATGAAAAAGCACAAGTTCCCGGTTGA
- a CDS encoding YegP family protein, with product MTKYIIRKSFDGKYRWVLIAPNGDNLLTSEAYTSKEGCLNGVQISKESLKDSNFKMLMTAKKYQPYFMQIADNYQILARSEIYSAAYARDAASDTVKNYAADAVIEDLS from the coding sequence ATGACAAAGTACATTATCCGCAAATCTTTTGACGGGAAATACCGATGGGTTTTAATAGCGCCGAACGGAGACAATTTATTAACCAGTGAGGCGTATACTTCAAAAGAAGGCTGTTTAAACGGAGTACAGATCAGCAAAGAAAGTCTGAAGGATTCAAATTTTAAAATGTTAATGACAGCAAAAAAATATCAACCGTATTTTATGCAGATTGCTGATAATTATCAAATATTGGCCAGAAGTGAAATATATTCAGCGGCTTATGCCAGAGATGCTGCATCAGACACTGTTAAAAATTACGCAGCAGATGCAGTAATTGAAGATCTTTCTTAA